CCTaacttccttcagctgctctccctgctgcagagaaCTTCCCTTTCCTCTGTGACTTTGCCTCTCCCCATTCTGTTTCCACAGCAGTCAGGACTTTATGAGTATAAAATCTTTGGTGGCCTTGCTGACTGTCCCCCAGAGCTGTGTGTGGATGTCTACATGGACCTAGAGTTCAGAAAGCAGTGGGATCACTACGTTAAAGGTAAGCTCATCTGGGCAGTTGGAGAGCAGGTTTTGTCTCCACAATGActcctgtccagttctgggccccccagctcaagaaggccaggagctgcttgagagtgtccagcaaAGATgtttaaggaagttgaacatcttccttatgagagaacctgagggagctggggttgggagcttggagaggagactgagaggtgacctcagcagtggttatcaatgtgtgcaggtgagtgccaggaggctgcagccaggctctgctgggtgatgcacaggacaaggggcagtggtggaagctgaggcagaggaggttccgtgtgaacctgaggaaggactttttccctgtgagggtgacagagcccaggcacaggctgcccaggggggttgtggagtctccctctctggagagattcaaaacctgcctggatgtgttcctgtgtgatctgcactcggtgatgctgctctggctggggggctggaccagatgagctctcagcccctgacattctgtattctatgattctgtgactcttcccATTAAAACATTTTCAAGTTGTTGGATCCAAAGACCTGGGGCCATGCTGAAATACCTTTTGGGATAAGGCTGGACACTGAGAGtaaaaaagcaaacactgccagggacagCTCATCTTGGCTTGCCTTGGGAACCTTGGCTCTTCTTTGATTAAAGGGCATGGGTAATAGCTGACTGCTGGAGCAGCAAATGCAGCTGTGCCTGGCATGAACAAAAAACCTTGTGATGTGTTGTTGTAactcttctggagcccccaacacaagaactGGAACATGGAACTCTTTGAGCCAGTGcggaggaggccaccaagatgctgagagggctgcagcagctctgctctgagcacaggctgagagagttggggctgtgcaggctggagaggagaaggcttccaggagagcttggagtggccttgcaggctgtgaagggggctgcaggagggctggggagggactattgacaaggtgtggtaatgagaggaggaggaggaatgggtttgaagtgtcagaggggagattgaaagtggctgttaggaagaagtcctttagAGTGacggtggtgagacactggcacaggttgagggaggtgagacactggcacaggttgagggaggtgaggcactggcacaggttgcccagggaggttgtggagcacagaagcacccaacgtgatctttgatcacgttgggtgcttctgtgctccacaacctccctgaaggtgttgaaggccaggctggatgaggccttgagcaacctgttctagtgggaggtgtccctgctggtggcagggggttggacctggctgagctcccttccagcctaacccatGCTGTgatgcacagcaggagcaggaggtggtTACCGGTTCAGACTCACTGCCTCCTGCTTTGTGCTGAAGCTGTCCactggcactggcaggctgaCAAGTGCAGGTGGTACGTGGCtgggttttctttctgtgtttgcAGAGATGCAAAGGTAGATGAGTTAGTGGCTAACAGTTGAGTTGAGGTCCTTAAAACAGAGCCTGAATCCCTTTGAAAAGGGAAAGCTGGAAGCAAAGCTGCTAACCCAATGCTCCACTGacctctgctggggagcagcctgctgcggctcgctgcagcctggggagctgtgcatcctgcctgctgctccagccccgaGGAGAAGCTGTTTTCCTGGGCCAAGGCTGCCTTACAGGGCATACCAACATACCTCGTGTGTGGCATTCTCCTTGAGCCTCAGCAATGAGGTGATCAGTCTGCGGCAGGCTCCTTCTCCAGACCACTGCAGGTGGCTTGGCAGGCTGTGTTCTCTGGCTCTGAgaggtggctgcagctcaggcagaagTCTGCTGCAAAGGAGGAGAGCACTCTGGCTGTTGGTGTGAGCCACCTTCCTGCAGCACACCCTTTGAAACTGCCTCTGTGCAAGGGCCAgtcccagagcagacaggagtTTCCCCTGGCTCAGCCCTGTGGCTTGCCAGGGCCATTCCCCTGACTGGCTGGTACTGCCTCgagggaatcatggaatcacagaatccagcaggctggcagagagctccaagctcacccagcccagcctagcacccagccctgcccaaccaaccagaccatggcactaagtgccccagccaggcttggcttcaacacctcctaccacggccactccaccacctccctgggcagcccattccaatgccaatcactctctctgacagcaacttcctaacaacatccagcctagacctgccctggcacagcttcagcctctgtccccttcttctgctgctggctgcctggcagcagagcccaaccccacctggctacagcctccctgcaggcagctgcaggcagcaatcagctctgccctgagcctcctctgctgcaggctgcacccccccagctccctcagcctctcctcacagggctgtgctccaggcccctccccagccttgctgcccttctccaaacaccttccagcacctcaacagaagAAGCTGTGCAGTTGGGCACTTTCCTCCTTCATGCCACACTACTGAGTTGCTGCCATGTTTAGGGACTTCTCTTCggtattttttcctgtttggttGCTTCTGATTTGAGtttccaggcaggctgggggcagtgtAATGAAGGCTCCTAACTGCTCCAGCTTCTTGTTCACTGTTACTGCTGTGGAATTCTTAATAGCTTTCCTAAACTTCACTAATCCCTCCTGTAAGACCTCTCCAGGTATTATAAAGCAGCACTCATCCTAGCTCCATGTTAACTCAGGAGCACTTACCAGGATAATGACATACTTGTGAAAAAGCCACTCTGTAGTTGTgcctcagagctgtgcagaggcaaGGCAAAAGctcagggaaggaaaagctttGCATGAGCTAACTGAAAAAAGGGATTTGATTGCCTCTGCCCTGATTTGTTCTGCTTTTGtgctttgggggtggggggttttgcttgcttttggGGTGGTTGGTTGTATTCATCAGTGaactgaacagcagcagaactgcaggCCACCTGCTTTTGAGCATTTGGTCCTTGAgaagccctgctgcagagcagttcaaggccttcagctgctgcagctttggtcCACAGGAGTTCTGATGTAGTTTTGCATGCTGTTAGAAACCTGAGCAGGTCTTGATGCTGTGGATGATTCTGCTGCAGTGGCAGTGAAACCTCTCTGACAGTCTTCCTCTTTCCACCAGAACTGTATGAGAAAACCTACGATGGAGAAAAAGTAATCTACTGGGAAGTGAAGTTCCCATTTCCTCTCTCAAACAGAGATGTATCCTTTCAAGTGGCTTTGTGGCTCTTACAGTTTTTGTCTCCTGGTCATCCAGAGATGCCAACAAtgtgctgaagggaggctgtagccgggtggggttgggctctgctgccaggcacaaggagacagaagaaggggatgcagcctcaagctgtgccagggcaggttaaggctggatgtgaggaggaagttgttgtcagagagagtgattggcattggaatgggctgcccagagaggtggtggagtggctgtggctggaggtgttgaagccaagcctggctggggcacttagtgccatggtctggttggttggctagggctgggcactaggttagactgggtgagcttggagctgtcttccagcctggttgattccatggtcctatgattctattcaatgattccactgctctgctgcactgGATCTAAGATCTAGCAGTCCTCAGGTTACATGAATATGTAtggcctgcagagcagtgtgggtgcCTCTTCCTACACACAGCTAAGCTCACCAAGCTGAGTTACTACTcctgcagaagcacagctgaaggggcTGGTGTCTGTGATGGAATCCACTTGTCAGCTCATCATCTGTCAAGCTGGCAGTGTTTTGACATCCCTCCTCAACTTGGCTCCCAGTATGTCTATGTTCGTGACTGCCGCGAGATGGCTGTGGATGGGAGGAAGATCTGGGTTGTGCTAGCTCGGAGTGTCTCTGTTCCTCAGTGCCCTGAGAGGCCTGGCATCATCAGAGTGAGCAGCTACAAACAAAGCCTGGTGATTGAAAGTGATGGCAAGGCTGGATCGAAGGGTAAGGGGTGAAGAAAGTGTGATCACAAGTTGTGTAGCCAAAGGGGGGGTGGGCAGGGTGGGCTGGAAACCTGAAGGTAAAAGCAGTTCCTGTCAAGTGGATTTGCTGAGCACCAGGAATGAATCCACTTTAAAGTGGCTTAAACTTTTGGAAGTGGCCATTGCAGTGCTCATGTGGAAgaattctttcctgtgagggtcctggagtgctggcacaggctgcccagagagcttgtggggtctccttctgtggagcctttccagccctgtctggatgtgttcctgtgggacttgtgctggattctgtggtcctgctctggtggaggaggggttggactctatgacctgtggaggtcccttccaacccctaacatcctgtgaccttttaatcagcagctgggctgggtagTTAAGAGCAGACTCCCAACCACTTCATTCTGCACCCCCATCCcactccctgctcccccagcctgcacttCTGTTTATGGCACTCAGGCTGGCTGGGGAGAGTCTGCTGCTAGCTGCACTCTGATTACCTCAGCAGTGATCAGAGTATCAGGTTGGACTGATCTCTGGAGTTTGCCTAGAGACTGACTCCTGTCTGAGATCAGTCCTTTAAAGACAGCTCTGCTTTATGAGCCAGGCTGCCTAAAATGGTTTGCAGTAGTCTAATATTGTGGTGCCCACAACTGCCCAGAGGCTAACTGGGAGTGGCTGTGCTTGCTTCACATCCCACATCAGTACCCTCTGGCTTTGTGTGCAGGattgaggcagagctgcagtgcttggTGATGCACACCCACAGCCCCTGTCACCTGCCCTTGCAGCTGGTGCTCAGCCTGTGGCTGGGTGACTCTCTGCtaacttccctctcctctctagTCTATATGTACTACTTTGATAATCCTGGTGGCATGATTCCATCGTGGCTGGTCAACTGGGCTGCCAAGGTAAGGAGTAGCTGACTGCAAAACTGCCTTGGGCTGATCTCTTTCCAGCAGTGTGTTCCTGTACCCATGCCTGCCTTCTGCATGCTGGGTAGAGTCTTTTCTTTGTCCAGTCCCTTTCTAGCTCTGATGGAGCCCTATTTGTAGACTTGCTGTTGTCTGCTCCAGGGTATTGTCTGCACCTGGGAtgttatgtccagttctgggcccctcagttcaaaaaGGACCTTGGGGAACTGCTTCAGAGGGTCCAATGCAGAGCGACCAATattctgcaggcagtggaagatctCCTTGGGAGGCCAGGCTCAGGGAACTGGGGCTCagggaactggggctgggagcttggagcagaagagcctgagggctgccctcattgctgctgaTAGAGATGtgaagggctggagccaggccctgctcagggatgtccagtgATGAGATATGGGGCAgtaggtgcaagctggagcggagaaggctccatgggaacagaagggaaaactttgtcactgtgggggttacagagccctggagcaggatgcctagagaggctgtggagtctccttctctggagatgttccaaacccacctggatgtgctcctgtgtgccctgcctgacctgggtgatcctgctgtgtcagggtgttggactggatgagctttcaaggtcacttccaacccctaacctcctgtgacTGTGCTCTCATGGCAGTCATCTTTATGTTACTCCTATCTGATTCTTTTGGTTAGTCAACCAGGCAGGTAAATCTGtgcaacaaacccaacaaacccatgCTGCAGAGCACACCTGAGTGGCTGCAACTTGACCAAACTTCAGTAGTGCAGCCTGGTTGTGAAGGGCCAAAGGAGCTATCCTGCATTGGAAGGCCTTGGTCTCCACAGTGGCACTTCTCTTGCTTGCAGTGTTTCTTGCTTGCATGATGCCAGCCTGACTTCTGCACTTGTCTCTCCACAGAGTGGTGTGCCTGCTTTCCTGAAGGATATTCAGAAAGCTTGCCAGAGTTATCCCAAGAGCACATAGTCTGGAGTTGATCTGACCTGCTTCATCCTGGAGCTCTGCACTGACAGGAGTGGCTGTTAACGTCTCACACTGGATAAAGCCTACCTCTAACAGTGGGAAGAATTCTGCTGTGCTTGGTTTATGCCTTCAGTTTTATTGAGATTGTTGTTTCCACCTCTAGCAAGAGCCAGCCACTGGCAGGGCAGCACCAACATTAGCTGCATCCTTTTGGGAGCACTGAAGTTTTAGCCTTGTCCCCCATGCTTTGCTTCTGCTCGTTGTCATGTGTCAGCTGGAGGAGTTCTGCTGGCTGAAATGTTAGATCCTGGAGCAGGAGACAACAATCTTGCTAGGAAAAATGTCTGAATTTGGGCTGAAAATCATGCCTGGGTCTGCctctgtggccttgcagggtggCTTCCTGCTGAAACTCAACAGTGGGACTTGCACTGCTTAGAAGGAAATACTTCTGCTACCCGAGACTTTCATCCTCAAGCTGTCTGTGTGCGTGAACCTCAAAAATGCTGAGGGCATGGAGGTGAATTGCCAAGagtctgcagaaggacctggaattCTGTGTTACTAAACTTCCTTCTGATGGCTTTAAGTCCAGGTGCAAAAGGACCTGTGCCTAAAGCTTTGCATTCACATCCTAATGCCCCCCCTGTCTGAAAACTAAAACCATCAGCTGTGTCCTGCCAGGACAGAAAGCAGGAGCTGGCTCCCACGTCTGCTGTGAGGGGAGCAAGGTACACCTTCAGAGTCAGCCTTGGCTGCAAAGCAGCCTGGACACCAGCTTGAAACTGGAAATGATTTCCAACTGATGCCTGCAGCTGAGTGTGAATGAAGGGGATGTGAAACTTGGGCTTATTTCTGTTGTTAAATGTCATGCTGCTGTAAAGGATGGAACTGTGATTTTCTGGGTGGTAATCCACTGAAAGCAGAACTGAGCAGCAAATGGAACCTCCAGCACCTTTGGTAGTGGGGGAGGATGGAGTGCATGAAAGATGAGAGGGCCTTGGCCTCAGGGATTTAAACATTCTGCACTGCTACCACAGCTGAGCCTGGGACTGGACAATTCTTgtgatggagcagctttgcctttttaaggagctggtggaagtgGTTGCCTTTCTACttggtgtaaatattggtttccAATAAATCAGTATTTATCCATGCAGTGCTCTTCTGTCTCTCACGTTTCAGAGTCAGCATGCTGGGCAGGTCACAAGTGACAGGCTGGTGTCATGGGCTGCTCTGTTTTTAAAgacttcagaaagaaaagcttGGCTTCATCAGGAGCCAGGAGGGTTCCATGTGCTCTGGAagtggctgccagctgcatttAACTCTGTGAAATGGGATTAGGTGGATGGGATCAGGTGGATTGTTCAAGAAGCAgctagaaaagcaaagcaaactgtTGTAGAGTTAACATCAAATATCAAAGGAGAGAAGCTAAGGATGATTCTTCCTGGAGTGGTGATGCAAACTGATTgatttccatttccttttgaGCAAAACCAGAGCTCTGTGCCACAGCAGTGCAGCCCCTGTCTGTAACTGTAGATCTGCCTGAAAGCTCACAGCTTAAGGTTTACCACAGTACAGGTCTAGTGAGCTCCCTGTGTGCACAGAGGTGAGTCATGTACAGATGAGATCTTTCttcatccattttttttctcccaccaGCCCGTAGCTTTAACAAACTGAAAGCAGGAGAAAGGGTGAGAGCCTTTTCTCTTCAAGAAGTGCTGATTGTGCCATTCTAGCCCtgtctgcagagggctggggcactAAGGCTGAGCATTTGAGAAGCTGAATGGCTCCATTGTCACTCTGCTGCCTACCTGGCTTGCTGCAGACCCCACACCGAGTGTGGAGTACGTGGCCTTTGCTCACATATCCCCAGCTAAAAACCAGTGCACAGGCAGGTTCTTGTGCTCTACACAGCTTCCCAAAGGAGAGCACATGTGgttcagcaggagctgctgaaaaCAGCTTTTCATTTGCCAGCAACTAACTGATGAGAAGAGGAATGCAGCATCAGAGCTTCTGTTGAATTTAGGCTTTCCCAGTGGCATAGATGAGCTGTGACACCAGGCTGGGTCTGTGTGTTACTATAACCTGTCTTCTATTAGCAGGGACAAAAGAAGTCCcacttggagcagatgatctcttaaggtcctgtccaacctaagcgCCTCTATGATTGGTGTCATTGGTGCTCTTTTCTGCCTGGGGAACTGCAAGCAGAGAGAGTGTTGCCAGTTTTCAGTCTTTGGGTGTAAAGACATTGATAAAGCATTTCAGAGCTTTATTCCTGACTGGCTAAGTACTGACCTTGTGTCAATCCCATGTGAGCTTCTGGGGCTGGCTCGAGCAGAAATGTGCCTGCTGTCAGAGCTGTCAGTCACTGTGCATCAGG
This is a stretch of genomic DNA from Pogoniulus pusillus isolate bPogPus1 chromosome 11, bPogPus1.pri, whole genome shotgun sequence. It encodes these proteins:
- the PCTP gene encoding phosphatidylcholine transfer protein isoform X3 gives rise to the protein MDLEFRKQWDHYVKELYEKTYDGEKVIYWEVKFPFPLSNRDYVYVRDCREMAVDGRKIWVVLARSVSVPQCPERPGIIRVSSYKQSLVIESDGKAGSKVYMYYFDNPGGMIPSWLVNWAAKSGVPAFLKDIQKACQSYPKST
- the PCTP gene encoding phosphatidylcholine transfer protein isoform X1 is translated as MEPVPPWGFSEQQFQAACRELDQPAPAAGGPWQLLVETMGVRIYRLYDEQSGLYEYKIFGGLADCPPELCVDVYMDLEFRKQWDHYVKELYEKTYDGEKVIYWEVKFPFPLSNRDYVYVRDCREMAVDGRKIWVVLARSVSVPQCPERPGIIRVSSYKQSLVIESDGKAGSKVYMYYFDNPGGMIPSWLVNWAAKSGVPAFLKDIQKACQSYPKST
- the PCTP gene encoding phosphatidylcholine transfer protein isoform X2, producing the protein MEPVPPWGFSEQQFQAACRELDQPAPAAGGPWQLLVETMGVRIYRLYDESGLYEYKIFGGLADCPPELCVDVYMDLEFRKQWDHYVKELYEKTYDGEKVIYWEVKFPFPLSNRDYVYVRDCREMAVDGRKIWVVLARSVSVPQCPERPGIIRVSSYKQSLVIESDGKAGSKVYMYYFDNPGGMIPSWLVNWAAKSGVPAFLKDIQKACQSYPKST